One stretch of Longimicrobium sp. DNA includes these proteins:
- the infA gene encoding translation initiation factor IF-1, with translation MAKEEGIEVEGLVSEVLPDRKYRVKLENGHVVLCYAAGKMGKFKIRVLEGDRVTLSMSPYDLSRGRITFRHK, from the coding sequence TTGGCTAAGGAAGAAGGAATCGAGGTGGAAGGGCTGGTGAGCGAGGTGCTCCCGGACCGCAAGTACCGCGTGAAGCTCGAGAACGGGCACGTCGTGCTCTGCTATGCGGCCGGCAAGATGGGGAAGTTCAAAATCCGCGTGCTTGAAGGGGACCGCGTCACCCTCAGCATGTCGCCGTACGACCTGTCGCGAGGCCGGATCACGTTCCGGCACAAGTAA